The segment TTGGCTCTGACGGCCTTGATGAGCAGCTCCAGGTCAGTGCGGTTGTAGGCCAGCACGGCCCCAGCTACAGCAGACTTGAAAAAAGCGTACTTGGAGTGAGACTCTGTGCGTATGGCTGCGTCAAACCGGTGGATCCAGTGGAAGATGTCCAGACGCACAACCATCCCATTGTCCATCCATGGCTGGAACAAAGTCGGGCCCTGCGCACGGCAACACCCACGGTCCACATACAAGATTTTGGGCACAGGCTGAGTGGCTAGTCGGAATCTTTCCATGATTCCACGGCACATCGGTTCCGGCTTCTTAGTGGACTCCTCACAGGTCAGCACAAACTACACTATTTGGGAGTGCTCGTTTCCGATGCTGGTGAACCACTCAGCGGAGCCTTGACCCTCCCCAGACAGCTTCTTCACCACCTAAAAAATATGACAAGTTTGCATAATGTGATAACATCTGTTAAATTCTATTGACACGGGGGTTGTCTTCATTATTTAGCAacagtgtaaaaatgtgttttaaactgaatcacaaatcatgctttttacatttacatactttCTTGGTGGAATCCATTTTCAGCACAGTGCCAAAAGTGGAGAGGATCTGGCTCCGGTAATCCTGCACATTGTTGGCCTCTGCCAGCAGGAAGGCGTGTCGCAAGAGCCGAGCGGAGGGAAGCTCCCTTGGAGGAGGTGGAGCCTGGAACGTGTGCCTAAACGCAGAGACAATCCCTGCGGGTTGCGCTACGGAGCGTGGTGGACATGTCCTTACGTTGAAGGTACTCCTCAACGTGGTTCTCCTGTATCTGCCGCCACACCTTGACCATAGTGTTCCCTTCAGTCCGGTCCCTCAGAAGGCGCACAACATTCCTATCCACACATAAGTAGAGTCACAAATATGTTGAGGATGATTTGAGTAACTTCTTTTTTCGAAAATTGTTAAATGCACACATTATGTTCAGTATATTACTCACTTGCTGGTGAGGATGGCAGGGAACACAGCTTGATGAGCCTCGCTAAGTTGAGATAAATTAGCGGGATCCCATGCAAGCCAACGACCAACGGTGCCACCTTCTCCGCTCCTTGCTGCTTTTGTGCATGGTCCGCAGCACAGGACATCAGTGAGCGCTGTGTACCAGCTGGACACATCACAGATGTGACGTACCTAAAGTACatatgggggaaaaaatgaacaTAGGCCAATGACTTTCTGTGTTCTTTTTTCCTGCATGTTTACATACATAGTAATAAATCGTCTACTGTAATGTAATAAATCTAACACAGGGGAAGTGAGTTGTACCTGTGAATGGTAGCCAGACTTGTAGAGGTGCACTTTCCGCCCTCTGCCCACACACTCATCACCTCGAGGACACTTCAGAGAGTACCTCCACACTCCAACAGGGCaccacacaaagacacagctcTGGGAAGAGAGCTGTGGAGTTGGCAGAGCACCCCCGACACAGCCTGGAGGTTCTGGTGGGTAAAACCACATGCGGTCTGACTTCATCACCCGTCGCCTCTTGAACAGACCAGTGTTGTCCTTATAGATTTGTACAGGAGTGAACAGTCCTCTTTCTGTGTCCTCTTTGAGCCAGGAAATGTCGACATTTGGGATGCCATTGGGGTTTTCCCACAGACGCACCCAACCCTCTAGCTCCACCtgcaacaacacaacatttGGTTATCatcaaagtttaaaataaaattttaaaaaaatcatgtaAAGCAAATTGTTCTCATTTACATTGTTTGAATATGAGGATATCACTTACAGGGGAGTCACTCAGAGGTGATTCCATGGGACAATCATGACCCACGGTTGTGGATGGGGGCTCGCTAGGCTGGCTAGTGGACACATGCTGCTTGGGCTGGACAGGGGCCTCTGTCTGTTCTGCTCGAACAGGGGCCTCAGGCTGCTCAGTTCGGACGTGGGCCTCACGCTTTTTGGTCCTGACAGAGGCCTCAGGCTGTGTAGGAGCCTAAATGCAGTTTATtgataaacagaaatattacactAAGTAGCATGCAATAACTATGAAGTTCATATGTGAAACAGTCATTGATATGTTCATTGAAGTAGAAGTAATTTCtcctatttaaaatgtgtgtggatgATTTACAGTGTATAAAAATctcatttatattacatttggGAAACANNNNNNNNNNNNNNNNNNNNNNNNNNNNNNNNNNNNNNNNNNNNNNNNNNNNNNNNNNNNNNNNNNNNNNNNNNNNNNNNNNNNNNNNNNNNNNNNNNNNaagtgataggaggagagaggagagggacgagaaagcacaagactaccagaaaggggagaagttgtgttagtaacatgcaataatgggatgaggttgcatacagagggagagaaagtagaggagagaggagctcagtgcatcatgggaaatcccccggcagtctaggcctatagcagcataactaagggatggttcaggactcacctgagccagccctaactataagctttatcaaagaggaaagtcttaagcctactcttaaatgtggagatggtgtctgcctcctgaacccaaactggaacctggttccacaggagaggagcttgatagctgaacgctctggctcctagtctacttttggagactctaggaaccacaagtaaccctgcattctgggagcgcagtgctctggtggggtagtaaggtactatgagctctttaagataagatggtgcctgaccattaagagctttgtaggtaagaagaatgattttaaattctattctggattttactggaagccaatgcaaagaagctaagctATTGAAACAatgcattcattgtgaattgtccATAGGctattatagtattttaatacAGTGTTTCCACAAGGATTTTTTCACGGGagggtggcaaacacattctcatttcagtgcgtcataactgacgctttcagacagcgtgacaaaacgtaaggattttacgctaacccttcagcgtccgtatgaaacgttACAGCAACAGAAGGGGcgctaaagtgcaatttatacatCTGCGTGAAATCGACGGCTAGGCTACgaagaggctacgccgtcgcgtgacgtgcacctcctcaaaaatgcaactacgtatacaattttacccccctTTACGTTGGCGGAGCGCAATACGAGTGCAAACTCTACAGTGAGTCGCGCGCCCTGGTTGGTGGAGAGGGACCGTATACTGCCAATCGGGACGCAGAACTCCACCGCAGACTGCCAATCACGCATCGATATGCTCGCGCAACACAGCGGATCCCACTGCGGCTGCCGAAGGTGTTCTGTTCTGGTACGACTGAAATTGGATCTATTAATAATAACACTCCTAAAATTGGATTTATTAATAACACTCGCCGTTTAGACTATAGTTTTGGAAGGCTGGACGCAGTGCGGAGGTAAGATAAACTTCATTGTTCCCACATTTGAAGAAATTCGGGTATTAGCTACTGACTTACACCTGTCATTACCTGTcatttgttaataataatgactggaaaatattttgtgttacTGGCAACCTTTGGTGCAAAATATTTTGAATGTGAAGATGATATGTACACTGGAGAAGAAAAACTTCAGATACATGGGAAACAGTCAGTCAGGAGTTAATTAACTCTCCCTCAGAGCTGTTTTGAGGGTTTAGCACTCCTCACCCTGCTCTGACACTTCTTCTACTGTTCCTTGCTTAACCAGGCCACTGCCCTGGTCCACGCAGAGAGGCTCCTCCTCCGAGAGGGTATTCCTGCGCCGTCACGTCAGCTGTGCCTGGGAAAGCTGGTGGTGCCATTTGGCCAGTATTTGACTGCACCGTTTCACTGGCTTGTGGCAAATGATGTGGGCTACATGAAGTAGTAAGCATACTATATGATGATTATTACAGTTGCAGTGATATAAATTATGGCAGTACTAAGTTGATGTATATGTTTCCAGTGTGCTTGACACGCACAGATTAGAGATGAAAAACCCACATAGAAAGGGAGAGATGGTGAACCAGTGGGTGAAAGACTACCTCACAGAATATGCTGAGAGCTTCCCACAAATCTCCTGTCTCCTTGAGGCCAACGCCGACAGGTGTATCTACGGTCAGAGAGGGTTTGAGAATCACACTTTTCAGGAGATGTGGGAAATCATCATAAGGATAGACCAGAGCAATTCAGTGATGAGCCGAGGGAGATAATACAGAAGTCATGCAGTTCTGTGAGGCGGTGGTTAAACACAGCAGTCACCCACATCACAAGCGTGCAGATGAAGAGGTTCAGGAAGTATATCACTGACAAAGAGCGAGTAAGTGTTTAtgtgattatttatttgtttgtcatgAAACAGTAAGAGTAGCTTAGTAAATGAAAATTCTGATGAAATAACTGATATTTTAAACacttaggctaaatgtttctgtttgctTTTGGTAATTAAAAACATCTAGAAAGTCCCTTTTCATTTGTTGTCCAGCAGCCACAGGCAAGCCCCTTCATGTGTGGTCCTTCGTCATTGCcagatgatgatgacgacgacGACACTGAACTGTTAGCTGCATGCCAGGCTGTGGAAGGCAAGTGAGATACAGAGTTAACAGACAATAAgccattaaagaaaaaaaaattcataataCAAAAAAGGAAGGAAACGACAGTCATACAGTGTTcgtctgtttcccaaatgtaatataaatgagATTTTTATACACTGTAAATcatccacacacattttaaataggaGAAATTACTTCTACTTCAATGAACATATCAATGACTGTTTCACATATGAACTTCATAGTTATTGCATGCTACTTagtgtaatatttctgtttatcaATAAACTGCATTTAGGCTCCTACACAGCCTGAGGCCTCTGTCAGGACCAAAAAGCGTGAGGCCCACGTCCGAACTGAGCAGCCTGAGGCCCCTGTTCGAGCAGAACAGACAGAGGCCCCTGTCCAGCCCAAGCAGCATGTGTCCACTAGCCAGCCTAGCGAGCCCCCATCCACAACCGTGGGTCATGATTGTCCCATGGAATCACCTCTGAGTGACTCCCCTGTAAGTGATATCCTCATATTCAAACAATGTAAATGAGAACAATTTGCTTTACATGATTTTTTNNNNNNNNNNNNNNNNNNNNNNNNNNNNNNNNNNNNNNNNNNNNNNNNNNNNNNNNNNNNNNNNNNNNNNNNNNNNNNNNNNNNNNNNNNNNNNNNNNNNGTTTTAACCAAGTACTTGCTAAAccctaataattagttgattatgtatatgtttttctcaaactcAGAAGCACCTAGGCAATCCTCATACTCTCGCCTGTTttcaactgataacttacatacataagttcaatcaacacgacaaaagtgtcaaatagtcaacacaatgaattaatccaagtttaactttctaaaactcatacagttgagttcaaaatccaaaacttgtcagagctatttgagttaaaaagaagaagtaagttGACATGACTAAATGGGTCTATGATTCTTTTCAGTGTAGCAGCctagtttttttctgttttttagtgTGGCTTAAGTGCTGTGGGCAAATCACTTAGGCTATAATGCATGGCAACTCCTGATTTTTATAAATTGTATTAACCCTTTGGCAGATTCCATGATATTCCGCGTCTTAcagtttattgtatttttattgtcaaaTTCTGCGATTTCTGCAGCCTTCGGGGAAGGGGGGGACGACAACAATAGTAGGGGAAACACTGTCAACCCAAAGTGGAACCTGGTCCCACAGGAAAGGAGCTTGATACCTGAAGGCTCCCTTTCTACTTTTGGAAAccctaggaaccacaagtaaccctgtgTTCCGGGAGTGCTCTAGTTGGGTAATAagtaggggtgtgacaagaCATTTAGCTCACGAGATGAAACCACACAAGATTCTatcactatttttaagaaatcttcaatgttgaattatatgaaaattttgagctttaaacacttaatttcctgtattctgggtaattctttatttatgtaaaggaaaaCTTCAAGGACATtaaggtgacaattcaaaatctaaaactaacagaatcaggcattctgtgttgctttcagatatgtattcttctgtagatcaacttttctcatgtaatatcccAGCTAAgccaacacacatgcagactagtgatggcaagttcgactcttttgacagactcgttcattcaaatctcgttcattaaaattaactaatctttttttgagtcattttgttcatttgaactaggctggttattgtggcgctgcagccctctagtgggcgattaaaaaacacgaaaacacggaaggctgcctggcttgctttatttgacaaagtataatgcacaaattcactgtatatcatcattatatacacccccctgggcccacaaccaaattcaaaccatataaaaaccacagaaatatgttgtctatatgcaatCACCACTACTCTAAATCTTCGGCTAAATCTTTCCAttgtcacaatctttcccggcttaaaggcttatgtatataattaatatcattatctctaaagtgctcattcatacagtagcctaacatcCCTATCcatgatttgcagtaaatatattgaagtaataagcttgatacactatatgaataaacacactctttttaaaattcaaccaatttaataataatctggatcaagccaccaagttcttaaagaactccagcacagagagaggaacaaagaaataaacacgtatacacacagcagtttggcagttgtggacgcagaatgggccacatcaggtccggattctgcagtCCCAACGACCATCTGGACTTACAGAGCGAGAGTGGGTTCACCTGATTACTATTGCGgcattctattctggattttgaCAGGAAGCCAGATATGGAGGAATATCAGTTACTACTATATATCAGCTAGAGAGTCCTAAGGGACTTATTCAGGCAGcatgataataaggaattgcaataatccagccCAAATGTGCGGaatagtttttctgcatcattttgagacAGGATGTGCCGTGACTAACTTGCATGGGGGTTCTTCATTGACATGTACTAACTCATACTGTTCTGATAAACAGATACTTAAACCAGCTTCAGCTCcgttaatgccaattaaatgttccggtctctgtaataggatatgATGGTCAGTGGGATCAAATGCGGCACTGAGATCTAACAAGACTAGTAcggagacaagtcctttgtctgatgcaagtTCATTAGAAATCTTCACCACTGCGGTCTCTGTGCTATAATacactctaaatcctgactgaaaataacacatcacacagccattaatatctaaaccactggcaacaaaagtgagtacacccctaagtgaaaatgtccaaatggggcccaattagccattttccacAGACATTAATGGCTTTTGTGGGATACTGTATAATTCTATAGTTGATTGATCATGTCTGGTAAAttagtgctgactaagggtgaaacttctttaagcagacATGCtggacatggggagaacatgcaaactccacacagaaaggctggggcaacgGGGGTTTGAACCTTCTTGCTGCGAGGccacagtgctaaccactgcaccaatGCGCCGCCCCTAGGTGAAGAAATCATTTGAGTTATATGGTAAAGATCGATGGGAGGCAAGCAGTCGGGatttacagctgtttcaaagGTTCCTGGGTTTTTAATCTTCCCAGATTAACCTGTGAAAGCTCCCTTAACTTGCAAAGTTGGGTGTTATCAGGGTGCAATTTGTGTAAAAACAGGTGGGGGTATGTTTGGTTTTTTCATGAActgtggattgattgcaaagtttaaaaaGGTTTTCTCCCACTGTTTATTATCAGAGTAATAAATACGGAGCGTTAGGCTACACCGCGATGCACAGCTGCAGTGAAAACGCAGAAAAGACAGATGAATACTGTGTTTAACTCTGAAGTGCAGTGAGTGGGTAAGGGGAGagagactgatttaaaagccgtCACTTTCAAGAGTGTCATTAAGTGAAACCCCGTAGTTGTGTGTTCGGACATGTTCACTGGTGTAACACGGACACTGGGCTGCTTGTCATCACagaaacagatcatcagattgTGAAATTTATTGCAGCTTCAGTTACAACAGCTGCTTCCATTAGACACACTACTCCGCTGTTCACCGGAGCTAATGTCTTGTGAGTGTTGCTATCGAGACTTGTAACTACTAGACATTAAGCAAGACTCCAGCCTGGTGGGTacctacagacagagagaggcagctggTTCAGAGCCAAagtagcacattttaaaattaatttcgCCCTAACTAAACTACAGATCGATCCAAACCGTGAGTTTTGTGATAAGTTGCATCACAAGTGAAATAGCATTGATCACTCTGAGGGGGgaataaattgttaaattaaaactaGAATGGGCATTTCCTTAAGAAAACGCGTGTGAAGGCTGCCAGCTATTTTTAACAATTGCTACCACTGTCAGTGCAGTGTGCGGCTCCATCAGCTAAAAGACTCAATGATGTGCTGCACTCTTGTTCAGCAAACATGTGTGTTAAGTTTTGCCCCTTTTCGTTAACATGCTGTGAGCAGGGTTTGATCCATCAATCTCTGGATCTGGAGCAAAAGCAAGACCTCATCCACCGGACTACTCAGATACACTGTGAAGAGATggctttcaagtttctttgtcCATGTGTCTTATTCTGACACTACTCCACTGttgaagaacaaaataaatacagccAGAGAATTATGCTGTCAAAGACTTAATATCATGTAAACAATGACTGCATTTAGAAAGACTAACAACATAGAATGTTTCccaaatgtaatataaatgagATTTTTATACACTGTAAATcatccacacacattttaaataggaGAAATTACTTCTACTTCAATGAACATATCAATGACTGTTTCACATATGAACTTCATAGTTATTGCATGCTACTTagtgtaatatttctgtttatcaATAAACTGCATTTAGGCTCCTACACAGCCTGAGGCCTCTGTCAGGACCAAAAAGCGTGAGGCCCACGTCCGAACTGAGCAGCCTGAGGCCCCTGTTCGAGCAGAACAGACAGAGGCCCCTGTCCAGCCCAAGCAGCATGTGTCCACTAGCCAGCCTAGCGAGCCCCCATCCACAACCGTGGGTCATGATTGTCCCATGGAATCACCTCTGAGTGACTCCCCTGTAAGTGATATCCTCATATTCAAACAATGTAAATGAGAACAATTTGCTTtacatgatttttttaaaattttattttaaactttgatGATAACCaaatgttgtgttgttgcaGGTGGAGCTAGAGGGTTGGGTGCGTCTGTGGGAAAACCCCAATGGCATCCCAAATGTCGACATTTCCTGGCTCAAAGAGGACACAGAAAGAGGACTGTTCACTCCTGTACAAATCTATAAGGACAACACTGGTCTGTTCAAGAGGCGACGGGTGATGAAGTCAGACCGCATGTGGTTTTACCCACCAGAACCTCCAGGCTGTGTCGGGGGTGCTCTGCCAACTCCACAGCTCTCTTCCCAgagctgtgtctttgtgtggtGCCCTGTTGGAGTGTGGAGGTACTCTCTGAAGTGTCCTCGAGGTGATGAGTGTGTGGGCAGAGGGCGGAAAGTGCACCTCTACAAGTCTGGCTACCATTCACAGGTACAACTCACTTCCCCTGTGTTAGATTTATTACATTACAGTAGACGATTTATTACTATGTATGTAAACATGCAGGAAAAAAGAACACAGAAAGTCATTGGCCTAtgttcattttttcccccatatGTACTTTAGGTACGTCACATCTGTGATGTGTCCAGCTGGTACACAGCGCTCACTGATGTCCTGTGCTGCGGACCATGCACAAAAGCAGCAAGGAGCGGAGAAGGTGGCACCGTTGGTCGTTGGCTTGCATGGGATCCCGCTAATTTATCTCAACTTAGCGAGGCTCATCAAGCTGTGTTCCCTGCCATCCTCACCAGCAAGTGAGTAATATACTGAACATAATGTGTGCATTTAACAATTTTCGAAAAAAGAAGTTACTCAAATCATCCTCAACATATTTGTGACTCTACTTATGTGTGGATAGGAATGTTGTGCGCCTTCTGAGGGACCGGACTGAAGGGAACACTATGGTCAAGGTGTGGCGGCAGATACAGGAGAACCACGTTGAGGAGTACCTTCAACGTAAGGACATGTCCACCACGCTCCGTAGCGCAACCCGCAGGGATTGTCTCTGCGTTTAGGCACACGTTCCAGGCTCCACCTCCTCCAAGGG is part of the Micropterus dolomieu isolate WLL.071019.BEF.003 ecotype Adirondacks linkage group LG15, ASM2129224v1, whole genome shotgun sequence genome and harbors:
- the LOC123984448 gene encoding uncharacterized protein LOC123984448 isoform X1 produces the protein MESPLSDSPVELEGWVRLWENPNGIPNVDISWLKEDTERGLFTPVQIYKDNTGLFKRRRVMKSDRMWFYPPEPPGCVGGALPTPQLSSQSCVFVWCPVGVWRYSLKCPRGDECVGRGRKVHLYKSGYHSQVRHICDVSSWYTALTDVLCCGPCTKAARSGEGGTVGRWLAWDPANLSQLSEAHQAVFPAILTSKNVVRLLRDRTEGNTMVKVWRQIQENHVEEYLQRKDMSTTLRSATRRDCLCV